The DNA sequence TTTAACATATTATCGCCTGTATTTTTTCATCATGTTGCTGATCTAGGATTATCATAAATGTTTTACATGTAATACCTTATTAATTATGCATTGTGTAAATAGTTTTTGCACCATCATTACATGGAACTACTAAAACTCAAATCCACGGGTTGAATGACTGCATGCCATGTCTTGGTCCGAAAACGTTTGGGGACAGATGCAGTTAGTACTGATAGCCCTTGGAAAAATTGACTACTACTAAGcaataattaaataatactcCGTCAGTTTttaatttagatgacacacttttCGTATTAGTCCGAATTAGATTATATATTCATGTGTAGCAGTTGCTAATAATAATCAaaagtaggggtgtacaaaccgaactGAAAAACCGCACCAAGTCGAAAAGCTAAACAAAACtgattaaaaaacccgacttggtttggtttggtttgatttggtttggtattgagtaaagaAAACACGAACCAACCCGACATATAAAtacataatttttatatatacttttaagattttatatagaattttcttaaaatatttctagaaatatttgggattctcttgcgggatataaattttaatagaatatgaagtgttccatatttattgaccttaaataatgggttgtatgatcactttcttatcaagtgttactgaaatacgtctatctctttgtttttttatattcatatcatatgttaagatctattaaattcttatatctttttcgaatgtgaagtgattattaatatttaggtatcatattgatttttatttttaattactaaattcggttaaACTGAAAGTGTACGTCGACGAAAATTTATTGTCAaacgactaaaaaaataactattatgtgttactaatagaattctcccataagaatattttaatcgataatatgtttgtcaatttttttatatttttactaaatatatatttacttatcaaatatttaacaaagtaagatcgAAATAATATTCAATGaacaaaaaattcgaaaaatcgaacaaatccaaaccgatatagttggtttgatttgattttgataaaaaccgaaccaacccggttcatgtacacccctaatcaaAAGTACCAATTTCTAGTAGGCGATTTATATTGCTTAATAACTTTAGTATTAGCTTATAACAATGTACTTTTTTCATATATGGATTATCACACACGTTTCTACAATCATTATGCAAAAATATTACTCCAATTATTTACCACTTCATTTAGAATATAGAGAGTACCTTTGGCATCTTTCTGTCTCCCAGGCTACAGCTTTCTCTATCTCCTCTATGTTGACTTGGTGGAAAGTGGGCCCACTGAACACAAAACCAATCAAATTTTGAAATATAAGATTTTGCTAAGAGAAGTTTTGTTGTTCATAATTAACATTTAAATAAATTCAACTCACATTTTTTGCTGCGGTACTGAAAGCTTGCTTGTGAGTCATGTTGGGGTATATGGTCTTTAGCCTCTTGATCTCTTCTCTGTAAAATACAAATAATGTTAGTACAGTACTATAAACTAATGGTAATTATGAGTCTTAATGCTCAAACTGAAAATTACTTGATAAAGCAGTTATAAGCTGATGGGGCTCGTTGTCTTTTCTCTGGAGCTGAAAAAATATGATTAGATTCTTATTGTGAGTAacgtaaaaataattaattaggaCAATTTAAATCATCTATACAAATGTCCTTTTCATTTTAGATACTTTACGTTTATTGACGACTTGATAAACTGGAACAACATTCTCTATTTGATCTTCTTCATCTGATGAGGCCACAAATGAGATTTCTGAGTCTACACTCTTCTTATTAGCATCAATGTCCTCCTTGTCAACTTCTAGCTTTTGCTGCTGAAAGCGGGTAAGATAGATTCTAAGTCAATTAACATCGAGAGAAATGTAGGGAAAAAATGAATTTAATGTATATTGACGGTGTAAAACTTATAATTTGCACTATATCAATGTATTTAAATAAGTTATAACAGGTAACATGATTTATTTTTCATAATCGGTCTTTTCGGTGCACGCTTAatgtataaaagttaaactcaaagAGATTATGTAAATACGATTATGGTTCGACCTCGGATTGGTTAAGGGAAGCAAAAAGATGAAGAGGAACAAGAGAAGCTTTCATCAAGTTAACAGAAAGGAGGTTAGTGCAATGGCCACATCTCACTGTTACTATCTTATTGCATAAGCTGCTGCATGGGACGCTAACCTGCAATTTTTTGGATAACAAATTAACCGATAAAATATAGAGATAAAGAGTAACTAAAATGCAAGAAAGATATGTAATTTTACAAGTAATATTGTAGTGCAGTAGCCACATTGCACGTAACAGATTGTATCTTGGAGTTCAAACAGATGATTCAATGCTGAcatctcttcctcttcttcttctcctaATCTTTTGCTGAGAGGGATGTCGTGTTTCGTCTAGAGTTTGAAGTATGGTATGGAATTATTTATACTTAGAGAGGACAGAGGGAAATGCCAGCAATATGTTCGCAAATAATTAAAGAATTTATCATATTCATTCCGCTGATTGTCAAGATTTTGTTTTTTCAATTCGTATAAATCCACTGGTTATGGGTAGTTAAGTTTAATTACCTTTAAAGTGACCTTATCGAGTAAAAACTTTGTGCACTAATAATATAAAGAATTTTACACATGAGTGTATCTTAACCTATGGATCACAAGTTCGATCATTAAGGCTTGCATTATggtaggttgtctacatcacacATCTTGGGTACAACCCTTCCCCAAACTCTATATGAATGGGGATGCTTTGTGCATCGATTGAGCTTCCCTTTAGTGTATCTTAGCCTGTTAAAGCAGATAACTTGCCATATTTTTCGGATTATCAATCCAACTTTTTATGGAGAATTACCGTTGTAATCTTTTAGGTTTATCTAGTAATGTAAAGATTATCTTACCTATCAGTGTATGAGAgttaaaatctttaaaaaaaaaaaaaaggtcgtTATTTTTCAAGTATTGAAGAATGAGAGTCGTTATGTGCTGAAAACAACATTTCAGTAGACCTGTGTGTTTGACCAATGTTTTTCCCTTTCTCATGTATCCAAAACTCATTCATTGGTGAATTTAATGATTCagatttcttgaaaatttcaactCTTGGTAAGGTTACCATAAGTCCAGCCAGGTTCTCCATGGGGCTAGCTAGCTTGGCTCATGCTTGTTTGTTTAAACAGTAACTTTCATTTCATTTAAAAGGGTCTTTTCATATCCCTGTCTCTCTCTCACTTCTCTGAAAGTGAAATTGCTCAGTATTGGACTCGACACCAATTTTTAAGATCATTAGGCGAAGTAGGAAAGTAGGCATCTGCGGTTGTCTTTCTTGAAAGAAAGTAATATAATTGACCATGAGAAAATGTTAGCCTCCACTTAGTTTTCTAAATTCTATGCATTCAACGATGTAACAAATACTTCACACCATCCCATGATAACTTAAAAGAAGCTAAGCTTATTGGTAGCCCTTTATAATTAGTATTGATTGATAAATCGTGTGTGAAAATGCTAAGTTACTTATATTACAATATTGTATTAAAAACTCATTACATTATTCGTGTATATAATTTAAGAATCCTCTCTTTAATTAATGCAACTTTAATATACTATAATCCTTCGGGTGGACGGATTGGTCGAGCAGGGAACTTTCCAAATGAGAGATCTAGGATTCGAAATCACTTGCatactgtttacccgtaaaacagtacagttaaatttatacgtggttttagacaagtgaactaatttgatcctgaaataatataataatcggaGAAATACACAGTACTTAGCCTTGGAATGTAGATGAAATAACAAAGATAGTGATTCCATGAACGCGGTTTTCgaacacagcaatgatgagatcaaaaagtaagagagtgaaattgtataaagctttgtataaAATATTGTATATGTTTTTGATAGAAATTTTTGTGTCCTTTACAATAGtaattgagctcactatttatagttatgcctagggaaaaaggtcctaggatcatgcc is a window from the Nicotiana tomentosiformis chromosome 10, ASM39032v3, whole genome shotgun sequence genome containing:
- the LOC104112761 gene encoding axial regulator YABBY 4 isoform X1, yielding MSALNHLFELQDTICYVQCGYCTTILLVSVPCSSLCNKIVTVRCGHCTNLLSVNLMKASLVPLHLFASLNQSEQQKLEVDKEDIDANKKSVDSEISFVASSDEEDQIENVVPVYQVVNKPPEKRQRAPSAYNCFIKEEIKRLKTIYPNMTHKQAFSTAAKNWAHFPPSQHRGDRESCSLGDRKMPKISAARNSQVPRDCNGFLERKASNMTPSNE
- the LOC104112761 gene encoding axial regulator YABBY 4 isoform X2; translated protein: MSALNHLFELQDTICYVQCGYCTTILLVSVPCSSLCNKIVTVRCGHCTNLLSVNLMKASLVPLHLFASLNQSEQKLEVDKEDIDANKKSVDSEISFVASSDEEDQIENVVPVYQVVNKPPEKRQRAPSAYNCFIKEEIKRLKTIYPNMTHKQAFSTAAKNWAHFPPSQHRGDRESCSLGDRKMPKISAARNSQVPRDCNGFLERKASNMTPSNE